The genomic interval TGGACGGCGGCGTCTCCAAGATCGGCTTCGCCTTCGTGGCGGGCCGCTGGGCCTCGCCGTTCTGGCAGGTCTGGGACCTGGCGATGCTGTGGCTCGCCATGCTGCACGGCGCCAACGGTCTGCGTACGGTCATCAACGACTACGCCGAACGGGACAACACCCGCTTCTGGCTGAAGATGCTGCTGTACACCGCCACGGTGTTCACCGTCCTGCTGGGCACGCTGGTGATCTTCACCTTCGACCCGAACATCCGCTAGGCGCCGGGCCCGAAGGACCAGAGGTAAACCATGCAGATCCACACGTACGACACCGTCATCGTCGGCGCCGGCGGCGCCGGCATGCGCGCGGCCATCGAGTCGACCAAGCGCAGCCGCACCGCCGTGCTGACCAAGCTCTACCCCACCCGCTCCCACACGGGCGCCGCGCAGGGCGGCATGGCCGCCGCGCTGGCCAACGTGGAGGAGGACAACTGGGAGTGGCACACCTTCGACACGATCAAGGGCGGTGACTACCTGGTCGACCAGGACGCCGCCGAGATCCTGGCGAAGGAGGCCATCGACGCCGTTCTCGACCTGGAGAAGATGGGCCTGCCGTTCGGCCGCACGCCCGAGGGCCGGATC from Streptomyces drozdowiczii carries:
- a CDS encoding succinate dehydrogenase hydrophobic membrane anchor subunit, which codes for MSTETSAIGAVEGVSLYDADNPAPVIEPPRKRTGKTPKGSRTNFEMYAWLFMRLSGIVLVVLVIGHLLIQLVLDGGVSKIGFAFVAGRWASPFWQVWDLAMLWLAMLHGANGLRTVINDYAERDNTRFWLKMLLYTATVFTVLLGTLVIFTFDPNIR